One genomic window of Pseudomonas sp. LFM046 includes the following:
- the fliP gene encoding flagellar type III secretion system pore protein FliP (The bacterial flagellar biogenesis protein FliP forms a type III secretion system (T3SS)-type pore required for flagellar assembly.) codes for MPRLLIALLLALAAPFALGADNPLSVPAITLSTNPQGQQEYSVSLQILLIMTALSFIPAFVMLMTSFTRIIIVFSILRQALGLQQAPSNQILIGLSLFLTLFIMAPVFDRVNQDALQPYLNEQMSAQDALVKAEVPIKDFMLAQTRASDLELFMRLSKRIDIPSPDAAPLTILVPAFVTSELKTAFQIGFMIFIPFLIIDLVVASVLMAMGMMMLSPLIISLPFKIMLFVLVDGWALIIGTLAGSFGGV; via the coding sequence ATGCCCCGCCTCCTCATTGCGCTGCTGCTGGCATTGGCCGCGCCGTTCGCCCTGGGTGCCGACAATCCGCTGTCGGTGCCGGCGATCACCCTCTCCACCAATCCGCAAGGACAGCAGGAATATTCGGTAAGCCTGCAGATCCTGCTGATCATGACGGCGCTGAGCTTCATCCCGGCGTTCGTCATGCTGATGACCAGCTTCACCCGGATCATCATCGTCTTCTCCATCCTGCGCCAGGCGCTGGGTCTGCAGCAGGCACCGTCGAACCAGATCCTCATCGGCCTGTCGCTGTTCCTGACCCTGTTCATCATGGCGCCGGTGTTCGACCGGGTGAATCAGGACGCCTTGCAGCCTTACCTCAACGAACAGATGTCGGCCCAGGATGCGCTGGTCAAGGCTGAAGTGCCGATCAAGGACTTCATGCTGGCGCAGACCCGCGCCAGTGACCTGGAGCTGTTCATGCGGTTGTCCAAGCGCATCGACATCCCCAGCCCGGACGCCGCGCCCCTGACCATCCTGGTGCCGGCCTTCGTCACCTCCGAGCTGAAGACCGCATTCCAGATCGGCTTCATGATCTTCATTCCCTTCCTGATCATCGACCTGGTGGTCGCCAGTGTGCTGATGGCCATGGGCATGATGATGCTCTCGCCGCTGATCATTTCCCTGCCGTTCAAGATCATGCTCTTCGTCCTGGTGGATGGCTGGGCATTGATCATCGGCACCCTCGCCGGCAGCTTCGGCGGCGTGTAG
- the fliN gene encoding flagellar motor switch protein FliN produces MANDMDTPTPEEQALADEWAAALAEAGDASQDDIDALMNQGAAVAPSSPRAPMEEFGSVPKSNAPVSLDGPNLDVILDIPVSISMEVGNTDITIRNLLQLNQGSVIELDRLAGEPLDVLVNGTLIAHGEVVVVNEKFGIRLTDVISPSERIKKLR; encoded by the coding sequence ATGGCAAACGACATGGACACCCCCACCCCCGAGGAACAGGCCCTCGCCGATGAATGGGCTGCCGCCCTGGCCGAGGCTGGCGATGCCAGCCAGGACGACATCGACGCGCTGATGAACCAGGGGGCAGCCGTCGCGCCGAGTTCGCCGCGTGCGCCGATGGAAGAGTTCGGCAGCGTGCCGAAGTCCAACGCTCCGGTGAGCCTGGATGGCCCCAACCTGGACGTGATCCTGGACATCCCGGTTTCCATCTCCATGGAGGTGGGCAACACCGACATCACCATCCGCAACCTGCTGCAGCTCAACCAGGGCTCGGTGATCGAGCTCGACCGCCTGGCCGGTGAGCCGCTGGACGTGCTGGTCAACGGCACCCTGATCGCCCACGGCGAAGTGGTGGTGGTGAACGAGAAGTTCGGCATCCGTCTGACCGACGTGATCAGCCCGAGCGAACGCATCAAGAAGCTGCGCTGA
- the fliQ gene encoding flagellar biosynthesis protein FliQ, with protein sequence MTPEIAVDLFREALWLTCLIVGILVVPSLVVGLIVAMFQAATQINEQTLSFLPRLLVMLGTLIWAGPWLTRQLMEYITTLYQNIPLLIG encoded by the coding sequence ATGACCCCGGAAATCGCTGTCGACCTGTTCCGTGAGGCCCTTTGGCTGACCTGCCTGATCGTCGGCATCCTGGTGGTGCCGAGTCTGGTGGTCGGTCTGATCGTCGCCATGTTCCAGGCGGCGACCCAGATCAACGAACAGACGCTGAGCTTCCTGCCGCGCCTGCTGGTGATGCTGGGCACCCTGATCTGGGCCGGCCCCTGGCTGACCCGCCAACTGATGGAGTACATCACGACGCTCTATCAGAACATCCCCCTGCTGATCGGCTGA
- the fliR gene encoding flagellar biosynthetic protein FliR, translating to MLELSDAQIGGWVGSFVLPLFRIAALLMTMPVIGTQLVPTRVRLYLALAIAVVLVPTLPPMPQVDAINLRNLLLVAEQVLVGVLLGFVLQLFFHAFVVAGQIISTQMGLGFASMVDPTNGVSVPVLGQFYLMLVTLLFLAMNGHLVVFEVLAESFVTLPVGGGLLTSQYWEVAGKLGWVMGAGLLLSLPVITALLVVNLAFGVMTRAAPQLNIFSIGFPLTLALGLVIVWIGMADILAQYQVLASDALQVLRELAKAR from the coding sequence ATGCTCGAGCTCAGCGACGCGCAGATCGGAGGCTGGGTAGGCAGTTTCGTGCTGCCGCTGTTCCGCATCGCTGCGCTGTTGATGACCATGCCCGTGATCGGCACGCAGCTGGTGCCGACGCGGGTGCGCCTCTACCTCGCCCTGGCGATTGCCGTGGTGCTGGTGCCCACGCTGCCACCCATGCCGCAAGTGGACGCCATCAATCTGCGCAACCTGCTGCTGGTGGCGGAGCAGGTGCTGGTGGGCGTTCTGCTCGGCTTCGTGCTGCAGCTGTTCTTCCATGCCTTCGTGGTGGCCGGGCAGATCATTTCCACGCAGATGGGCCTGGGCTTCGCCTCCATGGTCGACCCCACCAACGGCGTGTCGGTGCCGGTGCTGGGCCAGTTCTACCTGATGCTGGTGACCCTGCTGTTCCTCGCCATGAACGGCCACCTGGTGGTGTTCGAGGTGCTGGCGGAAAGCTTTGTGACCCTGCCGGTGGGCGGCGGCCTGCTGACCAGCCAGTACTGGGAAGTGGCGGGCAAGCTCGGCTGGGTAATGGGCGCGGGCCTGCTGCTGTCGCTGCCGGTGATCACGGCGCTGCTGGTGGTCAACCTGGCCTTCGGCGTGATGACCCGCGCCGCGCCCCAACTGAACATCTTCTCCATCGGTTTCCCGCTGACCCTGGCCCTGGGCCTGGTGATCGTCTGGATCGGCATGGCCGACATCCTCGCTCAATACCAGGTGCTGGCCAGCGATGCCCTGCAAGTCTTGCGCGAGTTGGCGAAGGCGCGATGA
- the fliO gene encoding flagellar biosynthetic protein FliO, with product MRRLLTAGLLPLPLAGLAAEPAATTAAQAPAAAAAQAGSGMAAQLGQLAVGLLLVVGLIFLLAWLLRRVQQLGPRGGQVIKLVASQALGPRDRLVLVQVGGEQVLLGISAGRIAPLHVMKEPVPLAEAEAASPEFAKRLMELLGKDKH from the coding sequence ATGCGCCGCCTTCTCACTGCGGGGCTGCTCCCGCTGCCCCTGGCCGGTCTCGCGGCCGAACCCGCCGCCACCACTGCGGCGCAGGCGCCGGCTGCCGCCGCGGCCCAGGCTGGCAGCGGCATGGCTGCGCAACTGGGGCAACTGGCCGTTGGCCTGCTGCTGGTGGTAGGGCTCATTTTCCTGCTGGCCTGGCTGCTACGCCGGGTTCAGCAACTCGGCCCCCGTGGCGGGCAGGTGATCAAGCTGGTGGCCAGTCAGGCCCTGGGCCCGCGTGACCGGCTGGTGCTGGTGCAGGTAGGTGGCGAGCAGGTCCTGCTGGGGATCAGCGCCGGCCGCATCGCGCCGCTGCATGTGATGAAGGAACCCGTCCCGCTGGCCGAGGCAGAAGCCGCCAGCCCGGAATTCGCCAAACGTTTGATGGAACTGCTCGGCAAGGACAAGCACTGA